One Cytobacillus sp. IB215665 genomic window carries:
- a CDS encoding phospholipase, with product MRPRRCLFPGYRWCGPGCSGPGAPINDVDAACKAHDECYRIYGRTYECDLMFVRQLRPKVNPYTEKGRHAQLMYNFMKSRL from the coding sequence TTGCGTCCGAGAAGGTGCCTTTTCCCCGGCTATAGATGGTGTGGCCCAGGCTGTAGTGGACCTGGTGCTCCAATCAATGATGTTGATGCAGCATGTAAGGCACATGACGAATGCTACCGTATATACGGCAGAACTTATGAATGTGATTTAATGTTTGTTCGCCAACTACGCCCAAAAGTCAATCCTTATACTGAAAAAGGCCGTCATGCTCAACTGATGTATAATTTTATGAAGTCTCGATTGTAA
- a CDS encoding alpha/beta hydrolase codes for MQGLKYSEKYINVNGSNFYTTSVGEGEPIVFLHGGPGSEHRFFLPHILPLAKDYKLILYDQRGCGKSERSKQHDYSMADEVNTLELLREKLGYNKLNLFGESWGSMLALLYAATYPNRVNKILLTAAIGVTKEGFEMFGREVEKKLPKEEKDKLAKLEMRLKTDHSALDQIFSILDPYYVYNTEALNRKEKTINNHVVNEMIGKDILNNFDLSRKLALLSNIPILVAQGSHDILTPTLIEDLLIKYIPHARLVEIDKCGHWTVVECPEKMIEITYEFFS; via the coding sequence GTGCAGGGTTTGAAATATTCTGAAAAATACATAAATGTTAATGGAAGTAATTTTTATACGACTAGTGTTGGTGAAGGCGAACCGATTGTTTTTCTTCACGGAGGTCCTGGAAGTGAGCATCGCTTCTTTTTGCCACATATTCTCCCATTAGCGAAAGATTATAAATTAATATTGTATGATCAAAGAGGTTGTGGTAAATCAGAACGATCTAAACAACATGATTATTCTATGGCAGATGAAGTAAACACACTGGAATTACTTCGTGAAAAATTAGGTTATAACAAGCTTAACTTATTTGGTGAGTCTTGGGGATCAATGCTTGCATTATTATATGCAGCAACATATCCGAACAGAGTAAACAAAATACTATTAACTGCTGCAATCGGAGTAACAAAAGAAGGCTTTGAAATGTTTGGAAGAGAAGTAGAGAAAAAACTTCCCAAAGAGGAAAAAGACAAATTAGCCAAATTAGAAATGAGATTAAAAACTGACCATTCGGCTCTGGATCAAATTTTTAGTATTTTAGACCCTTATTATGTATATAATACAGAAGCCTTAAACCGTAAAGAAAAAACCATTAATAATCATGTAGTTAATGAAATGATAGGAAAGGATATACTAAACAACTTTGACTTATCACGAAAGTTAGCTTTGCTCTCAAATATACCAATTTTAGTAGCCCAAGGTAGTCATGATATTTTAACACCAACTTTAATTGAAGACTTGTTGATTAAATATATCCCTCATGCCAGACTAGTAGAAATCGATAAATGTGGTCATTGGACTGTTGTAGAGTGTCCAGAAAAAATGATAGAAATCACCTATGAATTTTTTTCATAA